The following are encoded together in the Desulfobacterales bacterium genome:
- a CDS encoding GntR family transcriptional regulator, with protein sequence MFQTAKQTKVFQDVVAQIQDAILDGRLKTGDTLPSERQLKDMFNISRGTLREALRVLEQKGLIEIKLGVGGGSVVKDLNADQVSEGLALLIRSQKVSLNHLAEFREDVEGFVAARAAANRSAADISILTELLNQAGKCIEAGPSQRETFLEIDKRIHMTLAQVAANPIYMSVLHSVHDNIHRYYDEFLSMDKRELQENYRDLCDLVHAVEKGQSDRARRLARNHVRRFNKYMKSREGQKGAITV encoded by the coding sequence ATGTTCCAGACCGCCAAACAAACCAAGGTTTTTCAGGATGTTGTTGCCCAGATTCAGGATGCCATTCTCGACGGGCGGCTAAAGACCGGTGACACCCTACCGTCTGAGCGGCAGCTTAAAGACATGTTTAATATCAGTCGCGGCACACTACGCGAAGCATTGAGAGTCCTGGAACAAAAGGGCTTAATCGAAATCAAGCTCGGTGTCGGCGGCGGTTCGGTGGTCAAAGACCTGAATGCCGATCAGGTGAGCGAAGGCCTGGCGTTGTTAATCCGGTCGCAAAAGGTTTCATTAAACCATCTGGCTGAATTTCGTGAAGATGTGGAGGGATTTGTGGCCGCCCGCGCTGCTGCCAATCGGTCGGCCGCAGACATCAGCATACTGACTGAGCTTTTAAATCAAGCCGGCAAATGCATCGAGGCGGGCCCTTCGCAGCGAGAAACCTTTCTCGAAATAGACAAACGCATCCACATGACCCTGGCACAGGTGGCGGCAAATCCGATATACATGTCGGTGCTGCATTCTGTCCATGACAACATCCATCGCTATTATGATGAATTTCTTTCTATGGATAAACGCGAATTACAAGAAAACTACCGGGACCTGTGTGATCTCGTGCACGCGGTTGAGAAGGGTCAGTCCGACCGGGCGCGTCGTCTGGCCCGCAACCATGTTCGCCGGTTCAATAAATATATGA
- the proC gene encoding pyrroline-5-carboxylate reductase, whose product MLRNKQICIIGTGNMGEALISGLISSASSKPENIICTDVREAKLSDIREQYGIQTTNNNLEAVADSDIVVYAVKPQIMAAVLNETAQHLDMSKLIISIAAGVPMEAIESCLNKKLRLIRVMPNIAAAVKEAATAVAAGKNATEEDIKLAMTIFNSIGKTVFIPENYLMDAITGLSGSGPAYIFLIVEAMADAGVKVGLSRQEALFLSAQTVLGAAKMLMETQEHPGQLRDRVTSPGGTAIAGLATLESGGLRTTLINAVEVATNRSKELGQMMIKNFANNRSAGLSTDK is encoded by the coding sequence ATGCTTAGAAACAAACAAATTTGTATCATTGGTACGGGCAACATGGGCGAAGCCCTCATCAGCGGTCTGATCAGCTCGGCATCATCCAAGCCCGAGAATATTATTTGCACCGATGTTCGCGAGGCCAAACTTAGCGACATACGGGAGCAATACGGGATTCAAACAACCAACAACAATCTGGAAGCCGTAGCCGATTCGGATATCGTTGTTTATGCCGTCAAACCCCAGATCATGGCGGCTGTTCTCAACGAAACCGCTCAACATCTGGATATGTCCAAACTTATCATTTCAATTGCCGCCGGCGTCCCCATGGAGGCCATCGAGTCGTGTCTGAATAAGAAGCTGCGTCTGATTCGTGTCATGCCCAACATTGCGGCGGCAGTTAAAGAAGCAGCCACGGCTGTTGCGGCCGGAAAGAACGCAACCGAAGAGGATATCAAGCTGGCCATGACCATTTTTAATTCCATCGGCAAGACGGTTTTCATTCCCGAAAATTACCTGATGGATGCCATTACCGGGCTGAGCGGCAGTGGTCCGGCATATATCTTTTTGATCGTCGAAGCCATGGCAGATGCGGGTGTCAAAGTTGGTTTGTCACGTCAGGAGGCCCTCTTTCTGTCCGCTCAGACCGTTTTAGGGGCGGCCAAAATGCTGATGGAAACCCAGGAACATCCGGGACAGCTCAGAGATCGGGTGACCTCTCCGGGGGGCACCGCCATTGCCGGTCTGGCCACCCTGGAAAGTGGCGGCTTGAGAACCACCCTGATCAATGCCGTGGAGGTGGCCACCAATCGCTCAAAGGAACTGGGTCAGATGATGATCAAAAATTTCGCCAACAATCGCTCAGCCGGCCTCTCAACCGATAAGTGA
- a CDS encoding thioredoxin family protein — MKFKTTGFVILCFFFSVFIFIDGSAAATGIEWHSYDDGMARSKFEKKKVFIHFTADWCYYCGVMEKETFQDPAVISALNENFISIRVDYDKETNTSSLYGVKGLPDTIFIAENGSIIGRRPGYIPPKIMTYILETILQERAQD, encoded by the coding sequence ATGAAATTTAAAACCACCGGTTTCGTGATTCTGTGCTTTTTCTTTTCCGTTTTTATTTTCATTGACGGTTCTGCCGCCGCGACCGGGATTGAGTGGCATTCCTATGATGACGGAATGGCACGCAGCAAATTTGAAAAAAAGAAGGTCTTCATTCATTTTACCGCTGACTGGTGTTATTATTGCGGGGTAATGGAGAAGGAGACATTTCAAGACCCGGCGGTCATCTCAGCCTTAAATGAAAATTTTATTTCGATAAGAGTCGATTATGACAAGGAAACAAACACATCTAGCCTATACGGCGTCAAAGGACTGCCGGATACCATCTTCATCGCTGAAAATGGTAGCATTATCGGCCGGCGCCCCGGCTATATACCGCCGAAAATAATGACCTATATTTTAGAAACTATTCTACAAGAGCGCGCTCAGGATTAA
- a CDS encoding CoA pyrophosphatase — protein MEVANIDYKYLKKVIQHSSPLGSPAVNSHRPACVFLLLFNRPDPYILAIQKADTEGYPWRNQVALPGGHMENTDSTPIATAFRELEEELTISKDRVKFIGSLGHFQTLTRPRDIEAFVGLWDGKGPLHYDPTEISRILEIPLKTLIKTHQTKKFHAHMPTMDELEYPFKDVIIWGATARILYHFIELIYPLVEDRAAHRIYHKSEG, from the coding sequence ATGGAAGTTGCAAACATCGATTATAAGTATCTTAAAAAAGTGATCCAACATTCCAGCCCTTTGGGAAGCCCTGCGGTTAATTCACACAGGCCTGCCTGCGTGTTTTTGCTGTTGTTCAACCGGCCGGATCCATACATTCTGGCCATCCAGAAGGCTGATACGGAAGGCTATCCCTGGCGCAACCAGGTGGCCTTGCCGGGCGGCCATATGGAAAACACAGATTCCACTCCGATAGCGACTGCTTTTCGGGAATTGGAAGAAGAGCTGACCATCAGCAAAGATCGGGTCAAATTTATCGGCTCCCTCGGGCACTTCCAGACCCTCACCCGACCCAGGGATATTGAGGCATTTGTTGGATTATGGGACGGCAAGGGGCCGTTGCATTATGATCCTACCGAAATCTCCCGAATCCTGGAAATCCCGCTGAAAACGCTTATCAAGACGCATCAAACCAAAAAATTTCATGCGCACATGCCTACTATGGACGAGCTTGAATATCCTTTTAAAGATGTCATCATATGGGGCGCAACAGCTCGTATACTTTACCATTTCATAGAGCTGATCTATCCGCTAGTTGAAGACAGGGCGGCCCATCGCATCTATCACAAATCTGAAGGTTGA
- a CDS encoding ChaN family lipoprotein, producing the protein MYKKTNVKTNALAVLGRCLSGLALFGLLGSCAGTSDKAVKPETVKALRPDTIISAELGKEVTFDEMMADLNGHQIIFVGERHTSVSHHSIQLKIIQAAFKRNHDLVVGMEMFDRSYQPVLDLWSAGVLDEEAFLRKTHWYANWRYDFSLYRDILLFIKQNKIKLVALNIPFHIPGRIREGGIENLSISDKMYLPKEIDTANSAHRNYAKTIFDQHNFPSRIQFDDFYMAQCVWDEIMAESISRDLGSRKVIALLGNGHIQYKYGVPNRTFRRTGAPFRTVYLAPAGDDAELTIGDFIWITEAK; encoded by the coding sequence ATGTACAAAAAAACAAACGTAAAAACAAATGCACTGGCAGTCTTGGGCCGCTGTCTTTCCGGTCTTGCGCTCTTTGGTTTGTTGGGCAGCTGTGCCGGAACATCTGATAAGGCGGTAAAGCCAGAGACGGTCAAAGCACTTCGGCCGGACACGATTATATCTGCGGAATTAGGAAAAGAAGTGACTTTTGATGAAATGATGGCGGATCTGAATGGTCACCAGATCATCTTTGTTGGCGAAAGGCACACCAGCGTCTCACATCATTCTATCCAGCTGAAAATCATCCAGGCCGCTTTTAAACGTAATCACGATCTTGTCGTTGGTATGGAGATGTTTGATCGTTCCTATCAGCCGGTCCTGGATTTATGGTCAGCCGGTGTGCTAGATGAAGAAGCATTTTTGCGCAAAACTCATTGGTATGCAAACTGGCGCTATGATTTTTCCTTGTATCGGGATATCCTGCTGTTCATCAAACAAAATAAAATCAAATTAGTGGCCCTTAACATTCCTTTTCATATCCCCGGCCGCATTCGCGAAGGTGGCATCGAGAACTTGTCTATCAGCGATAAAATGTATTTGCCCAAAGAGATCGATACCGCCAACAGCGCACACCGAAATTACGCCAAGACAATCTTTGATCAACATAATTTTCCCAGCCGCATCCAATTTGATGACTTTTATATGGCCCAGTGCGTATGGGATGAAATCATGGCCGAATCAATTTCCAGGGATCTTGGCAGTAGAAAAGTTATTGCGCTGCTTGGCAACGGCCATATTCAATACAAATACGGCGTGCCCAACCGCACCTTTCGACGCACCGGTGCTCCGTTTCGAACGGTTTACCTGGCTCCGGCGGGAGATGATGCTGAACTGACTATTGGGGATTTTATCTGGATAACCGAAGCGAAATAA
- a CDS encoding LuxR C-terminal-related transcriptional regulator: MKINESLANIILDALSAHIAILDENGVILKTNRAWLNFAQDNRLQASAEASPINYLSVCDLAKGESSEEAKSVAEGIRSVIKGEINEFLLDYPCHSPTEKRWFYLRVTRIPGPGPMRAVVSHENITALKLAEEALKAHELDLQQKTQHLEEVNTALKVLLQQREQDKAELESKVLKNINVLITPYVAKLKNKNLKPRDKALVDMIDTNLQDIVSPLLQRLVNAEIILTPQEIQVAALVREGKSTKEIADILTVSETTVSFHRKNLRKKLGLENTRKNLRAHLLSLSDSPD, encoded by the coding sequence ATGAAAATTAACGAGTCCCTTGCCAATATCATTCTGGACGCTCTATCCGCCCATATCGCAATATTGGACGAAAACGGGGTGATTTTAAAAACCAATCGGGCCTGGCTGAATTTTGCCCAGGATAATCGATTGCAAGCATCTGCTGAAGCATCACCGATTAATTATCTTTCCGTCTGCGATCTGGCCAAAGGTGAAAGCTCTGAAGAAGCCAAATCAGTGGCCGAGGGTATTCGATCGGTCATCAAAGGTGAGATCAACGAATTTTTGCTGGATTATCCATGTCATTCGCCCACTGAGAAACGCTGGTTCTATTTGCGGGTAACCCGCATACCCGGCCCCGGCCCCATGCGCGCTGTTGTCAGCCATGAAAACATCACCGCCCTCAAGCTGGCAGAGGAAGCCCTAAAGGCACACGAGCTGGATCTGCAACAAAAAACCCAACACCTTGAAGAGGTCAATACGGCTTTAAAAGTATTGCTGCAACAGCGAGAGCAAGACAAGGCCGAGCTGGAAAGCAAAGTGTTAAAAAATATCAACGTTTTGATCACGCCTTATGTAGCCAAATTGAAAAACAAGAACCTTAAGCCCCGTGACAAAGCGCTGGTCGATATGATTGATACCAATCTGCAGGATATCGTCTCTCCCCTTTTGCAGCGGCTTGTCAATGCCGAAATCATTTTAACCCCCCAGGAGATCCAGGTAGCGGCGCTTGTCAGAGAGGGGAAATCCACCAAGGAAATTGCTGATATATTGACGGTGTCAGAAACCACGGTCAGTTTCCACCGCAAAAATCTGAGAAAAAAACTCGGCCTGGAAAACACCCGTAAGAACCTCAGAGCGCATCTGCTGTCACTTTCCGATTCCCCTGATTGA
- a CDS encoding amidohydrolase — translation MKSSETEQPAKTASAPKTHSSEYKKEHPVADTVALNGKVYTVNEKQPWAEAVAIKGTDIVYVGDNKGVKKYIGEDTTVADMKGKFMMPGIVSTHEHALMLMGFTSGLMMEYTQNAAKMLAAVKEYVKEKPDAPMFSFGGAYEGRVDIFRQDIDKIIKDKPFLMIAASGHGGWCNTKALEVAGIKKGEPDPIDSFGREEDGTPNGYVASSAAVVYMLAKLDIITQEAAVAQAPKVLDDFAGNGVTAIFDAGAPAFEKATFAAMGELEKRGELTMRISASVMTQREYMNEGAFEKMARFVPMYNGEFFKVETFKIHADGSYDGWTAGTIEPYADKPESTGITSFTPELQQEITLRAAKKGYDIHVHTIGYRTVRQTLDTFEAVRKAGYDKVRLTTAHTSLVHPDDKPRFKELDVIVNTFAAMNAVPDETNLSRLGKERYHGWGYQPMKSFLDIGVRVTMSADSPTAPLNPMLQISIAMARKNPGETEFLPPMSEALSLEEAIRAYTIDSAFTLRWDDIIGSIEVGKRADLIVLDRNLFECTTDEIAEANVLATMVNGKVVHEEAVDWSTPPDILQGTDLYRLYGGREDLNQTD, via the coding sequence ATGAAATCATCTGAAACTGAACAACCGGCCAAAACAGCTTCTGCCCCAAAAACCCATAGTTCTGAATACAAGAAAGAACACCCAGTCGCTGACACAGTGGCGCTCAACGGTAAAGTATACACAGTGAACGAAAAACAGCCTTGGGCGGAAGCAGTTGCCATCAAGGGCACCGACATCGTTTACGTCGGCGACAACAAAGGCGTGAAAAAGTACATCGGCGAGGATACCACCGTTGCTGACATGAAGGGCAAATTCATGATGCCCGGCATTGTGTCCACTCACGAGCACGCGCTTATGCTGATGGGATTCACTTCGGGATTGATGATGGAGTACACGCAGAACGCGGCCAAGATGCTCGCAGCGGTGAAGGAGTATGTTAAGGAGAAACCTGACGCTCCGATGTTCTCTTTTGGCGGCGCCTATGAGGGTCGGGTCGATATCTTCCGGCAGGACATCGACAAGATCATCAAGGACAAGCCGTTCCTGATGATCGCGGCATCCGGCCACGGCGGCTGGTGCAACACAAAGGCACTCGAGGTGGCCGGCATCAAGAAGGGTGAACCGGATCCGATCGACTCTTTCGGGCGCGAGGAGGACGGCACACCGAACGGTTATGTGGCCTCGTCAGCGGCGGTCGTCTACATGCTCGCCAAGCTCGACATCATCACGCAGGAGGCGGCCGTAGCCCAGGCCCCGAAGGTGCTGGATGATTTTGCCGGAAATGGCGTGACGGCCATCTTCGATGCCGGCGCCCCGGCTTTTGAAAAAGCCACCTTCGCTGCGATGGGTGAACTCGAAAAGCGCGGCGAACTCACCATGCGGATCTCGGCCTCGGTCATGACCCAGCGAGAATACATGAACGAGGGGGCGTTTGAAAAGATGGCCAGGTTCGTTCCGATGTACAATGGCGAGTTCTTTAAGGTCGAAACATTCAAGATCCACGCAGACGGATCCTATGACGGCTGGACGGCCGGAACCATCGAGCCCTATGCTGACAAGCCTGAATCGACCGGTATCACCTCTTTTACACCCGAACTGCAGCAAGAGATTACGCTGCGAGCCGCGAAGAAAGGCTACGACATCCATGTTCACACAATCGGCTACCGCACCGTTCGCCAGACACTCGATACCTTTGAGGCGGTGCGCAAGGCCGGCTACGACAAGGTCCGCCTCACCACGGCGCACACCAGCCTGGTTCATCCCGACGACAAACCTCGATTCAAAGAGCTCGACGTCATCGTCAACACCTTCGCGGCCATGAATGCCGTACCCGATGAAACGAATCTCTCACGTCTCGGAAAAGAACGCTACCACGGCTGGGGTTACCAACCGATGAAGTCCTTCCTCGACATCGGTGTTCGGGTCACCATGAGCGCCGATTCGCCGACTGCTCCCCTCAATCCGATGCTGCAGATCTCCATCGCTATGGCACGCAAGAATCCGGGTGAGACAGAGTTCTTGCCGCCGATGAGTGAGGCCCTGAGTCTCGAGGAGGCCATACGGGCCTACACCATTGACTCCGCCTTTACCCTTCGCTGGGACGATATCATCGGCTCGATCGAAGTCGGCAAGCGCGCGGACCTGATTGTTCTGGACCGGAACCTCTTCGAATGTACCACCGATGAGATCGCTGAAGCCAACGTCCTGGCTACGATGGTGAACGGCAAGGTTGTTCACGAAGAGGCCGTGGACTGGAGCACGCCGCCCGATATTTTGCAAGGAACCGATCTCTATCGCTTATATGGGGGTAGAGAGGATCTCAATCAAACGGATTAG